A single window of Narcine bancroftii isolate sNarBan1 chromosome 13, sNarBan1.hap1, whole genome shotgun sequence DNA harbors:
- the LOC138748199 gene encoding C-C chemokine receptor type 5-like isoform X3 — protein sequence MAVADLMVVIVAVIMHQINFIYLFANFLFVTPICSVTFALQQVNTDCSVWFTVAFTVDRFIAICCQKLQIKYCTVRTATVVIVAVGAVSCAQNGPFYFAVHPQRCVASHEYMRAPVWAAYRLFENIMTPVLPFGLILIFNTLTVRHIVAVNRLRRKLRCKSEFKKDPEMEKRRKSVILLFALSANFILTWTPQVIYSMTLPKENYSYTDKYFSTPMYILQQCGMMLKMLSTCTNTCIYGLTQRKFREELKKGARYLLICNVKHLK from the coding sequence ATGGCGGTCGCAGATCTGATGGTGGTTATCGTTGCCGTTATAATGCATCAGATTAATTTTATCTATTTGTTCGCGAATTTCTTGTTCGTAACTCCGATATGTTCCGTCACCTTTGCCCTGCAACAGGTAAACACGGACTGTTCCGTTTGGTTCACTGTGGCTTTCACTGTCGATCGTTTCATCGCCATCTGCTGTCAGAAGCTGCAAATCAAATACTGCACGGTCAGAACAGCCACCGTGGTGATAGTTGCAGTGGGTGCGGTGAGCTGTGCTCAGAATGGCCCATTTTACTTCGCAGTCCATCCACAGCGCTGCGTCGCCTCGCACGAATACATGAGGGCGCCGGTGTGGGCAGCGTACAGACTATTTGAAAATATTATGACTCCGGTCTTACCATTCGGTTTAATTCTGATATTTAATACATTAACCGTCAGACACATTGTAGCGGTGAATAGGCTCCGTCGGAAACTGCGATGCAAGAGTGAGTTTAAGAAAGATCCCGAGATGGAGAAACGGAGGAAGTCGGTGATTTTGCTCTTCGCTCTATCCGCCAATTTCATTTTAACGTGGACACCCCAAGTTATATATTCTATGACGCTGCCAAAGGAAAACTATTCCTATACGGATAAGTATTTCAGCACTCCGATGTATATCCTGCAACAATGTGGGATGATGTTGAAGATGCTCAGTACCTGCACAAACACGTGTATCTATGGGCTGACACAAAGGAAATTCAGGGAGGAGCTGAAGAAAGGGGCGAGATACCTGTTGATCTGCAATGTGAAACACTTGAAATGA
- the LOC138748199 gene encoding C-C chemokine receptor type 5-like isoform X2, whose translation MSQREGMSHREVNVTAIVILSLRNCGLSKCLTRYLVAMAVADLMVNTDCSVWFTVAFTVDRFIAICCQKLQIKYCTVRTATVVIVAVGAVSCAQNGPFYFAVHPQRCVASHEYMRAPVWAAYRLFENIMTPVLPFGLILIFNTLTVRHIVAVNRLRRKLRCKSEFKKDPEMEKRRKSVILLFALSANFILTWTPQVIYSMTLPKENYSYTDKYFSTPMYILQQCGMMLKMLSTCTNTCIYGLTQRKFREELKKGARYLLICNVKHLK comes from the exons atgtcacagagagagggaatgtcACACAGAGAGG TTAATGTAACTGCGATTGTGATCCTGTCACTCCGAAACTGTGGCCTCTCCAAATGCCTCACTCGCTATCTTGTAGCCATGGCGGTCGCAGATCTGATG GTAAACACGGACTGTTCCGTTTGGTTCACTGTGGCTTTCACTGTCGATCGTTTCATCGCCATCTGCTGTCAGAAGCTGCAAATCAAATACTGCACGGTCAGAACAGCCACCGTGGTGATAGTTGCAGTGGGTGCGGTGAGCTGTGCTCAGAATGGCCCATTTTACTTCGCAGTCCATCCACAGCGCTGCGTCGCCTCGCACGAATACATGAGGGCGCCGGTGTGGGCAGCGTACAGACTATTTGAAAATATTATGACTCCGGTCTTACCATTCGGTTTAATTCTGATATTTAATACATTAACCGTCAGACACATTGTAGCGGTGAATAGGCTCCGTCGGAAACTGCGATGCAAGAGTGAGTTTAAGAAAGATCCCGAGATGGAGAAACGGAGGAAGTCGGTGATTTTGCTCTTCGCTCTATCCGCCAATTTCATTTTAACGTGGACACCCCAAGTTATATATTCTATGACGCTGCCAAAGGAAAACTATTCCTATACGGATAAGTATTTCAGCACTCCGATGTATATCCTGCAACAATGTGGGATGATGTTGAAGATGCTCAGTACCTGCACAAACACGTGTATCTATGGGCTGACACAAAGGAAATTCAGGGAGGAGCTGAAGAAAGGGGCGAGATACCTGTTGATCTGCAATGTGAAACACTTGAAATGA
- the LOC138748199 gene encoding C-C chemokine receptor type 5-like isoform X1, whose product MSQREGMSHREVNVTAIVILSLRNCGLSKCLTRYLVAMAVADLMVVIVAVIMHQINFIYLFANFLFVTPICSVTFALQQVNTDCSVWFTVAFTVDRFIAICCQKLQIKYCTVRTATVVIVAVGAVSCAQNGPFYFAVHPQRCVASHEYMRAPVWAAYRLFENIMTPVLPFGLILIFNTLTVRHIVAVNRLRRKLRCKSEFKKDPEMEKRRKSVILLFALSANFILTWTPQVIYSMTLPKENYSYTDKYFSTPMYILQQCGMMLKMLSTCTNTCIYGLTQRKFREELKKGARYLLICNVKHLK is encoded by the exons atgtcacagagagagggaatgtcACACAGAGAGG TTAATGTAACTGCGATTGTGATCCTGTCACTCCGAAACTGTGGCCTCTCCAAATGCCTCACTCGCTATCTTGTAGCCATGGCGGTCGCAGATCTGATGGTGGTTATCGTTGCCGTTATAATGCATCAGATTAATTTTATCTATTTGTTCGCGAATTTCTTGTTCGTAACTCCGATATGTTCCGTCACCTTTGCCCTGCAACAGGTAAACACGGACTGTTCCGTTTGGTTCACTGTGGCTTTCACTGTCGATCGTTTCATCGCCATCTGCTGTCAGAAGCTGCAAATCAAATACTGCACGGTCAGAACAGCCACCGTGGTGATAGTTGCAGTGGGTGCGGTGAGCTGTGCTCAGAATGGCCCATTTTACTTCGCAGTCCATCCACAGCGCTGCGTCGCCTCGCACGAATACATGAGGGCGCCGGTGTGGGCAGCGTACAGACTATTTGAAAATATTATGACTCCGGTCTTACCATTCGGTTTAATTCTGATATTTAATACATTAACCGTCAGACACATTGTAGCGGTGAATAGGCTCCGTCGGAAACTGCGATGCAAGAGTGAGTTTAAGAAAGATCCCGAGATGGAGAAACGGAGGAAGTCGGTGATTTTGCTCTTCGCTCTATCCGCCAATTTCATTTTAACGTGGACACCCCAAGTTATATATTCTATGACGCTGCCAAAGGAAAACTATTCCTATACGGATAAGTATTTCAGCACTCCGATGTATATCCTGCAACAATGTGGGATGATGTTGAAGATGCTCAGTACCTGCACAAACACGTGTATCTATGGGCTGACACAAAGGAAATTCAGGGAGGAGCTGAAGAAAGGGGCGAGATACCTGTTGATCTGCAATGTGAAACACTTGAAATGA
- the LOC138748199 gene encoding C-C chemokine receptor type 5-like isoform X4: MGHVTEKGPCHRKRAVIEKERDGACHRERECHTERVNTDCSVWFTVAFTVDRFIAICCQKLQIKYCTVRTATVVIVAVGAVSCAQNGPFYFAVHPQRCVASHEYMRAPVWAAYRLFENIMTPVLPFGLILIFNTLTVRHIVAVNRLRRKLRCKSEFKKDPEMEKRRKSVILLFALSANFILTWTPQVIYSMTLPKENYSYTDKYFSTPMYILQQCGMMLKMLSTCTNTCIYGLTQRKFREELKKGARYLLICNVKHLK; this comes from the exons atggggcATGTCACAGAGAAAGGACCGTGTCACAGAAAGAGGGCCGTcatagaaaaagagagagatggggcatgtcacagagagagggaatgtcACACAGAGAGG GTAAACACGGACTGTTCCGTTTGGTTCACTGTGGCTTTCACTGTCGATCGTTTCATCGCCATCTGCTGTCAGAAGCTGCAAATCAAATACTGCACGGTCAGAACAGCCACCGTGGTGATAGTTGCAGTGGGTGCGGTGAGCTGTGCTCAGAATGGCCCATTTTACTTCGCAGTCCATCCACAGCGCTGCGTCGCCTCGCACGAATACATGAGGGCGCCGGTGTGGGCAGCGTACAGACTATTTGAAAATATTATGACTCCGGTCTTACCATTCGGTTTAATTCTGATATTTAATACATTAACCGTCAGACACATTGTAGCGGTGAATAGGCTCCGTCGGAAACTGCGATGCAAGAGTGAGTTTAAGAAAGATCCCGAGATGGAGAAACGGAGGAAGTCGGTGATTTTGCTCTTCGCTCTATCCGCCAATTTCATTTTAACGTGGACACCCCAAGTTATATATTCTATGACGCTGCCAAAGGAAAACTATTCCTATACGGATAAGTATTTCAGCACTCCGATGTATATCCTGCAACAATGTGGGATGATGTTGAAGATGCTCAGTACCTGCACAAACACGTGTATCTATGGGCTGACACAAAGGAAATTCAGGGAGGAGCTGAAGAAAGGGGCGAGATACCTGTTGATCTGCAATGTGAAACACTTGAAATGA